The Micromonospora siamensis genome contains the following window.
CCGGCACCGGATCGAGCACGCGGAGATCATGAGCAAGCGGTTGATCGCCGGGTTCGTGGAGTACGGGATCGTGGCGTCGATGCAGCCGGCGTTCGACCGGTTGTGGGGTGGCGCGGGGCGGATGTACGAGTCGCGGCTGGGCCTGGACCGGTCGTTGGAGTCGAATCCGATGGGTGCGATGCACTCGGTCGGGGTGGCGTTGGCGTTCGGGTCGGACTCGCCGGTGACGCCGCTGGATCCGTGGGGTTCGGTGCGGGCGGCGGCGGCGCACCACAACCCGGTGCAGCGGATGAGTGTGCGGGCGGCGTTCGCGGCGCACACCCGGGGCGGCTGGCGGGCGGTGCATCTGGACAACGAGGGCGTGATCGCGTTGGGTGCGCCGGCGACGTTCGCGGTGTGGTCGACGCCGGCGGGCGTGGAGCGGGGTCTGCCGGTGGTGCAGGCGGAGGATCCGGAGGCGCGGGGTGCGGACGATCCGACGCCGCTGCCGGTGTGCCGGGCGACGGTGCTGCGCGGTGAGGTCATCTACGAGGAAGGCGTTTCGTGAGCGAGCTTGCGAGCGAACCATCGACACAGTGTGACGCCGGCACGGCGTCGCCGAGCGCGGCGAGGTGACGGCGTGACAGGGAAGCTTGACCTGGATCCGGTGCTGGTGGCCCGGGCGCGGGAGTTGGCGCGGCGCGCCGGGCAGCCGGTGGTGGATCTGGCGCGCAGCCACACCACGGTGTCGGTGGAGCGGGCGGTGCTGCGGCTGGCCGGGGTGACCGGTGCGGATCCGGACGGCATTCCGTGGGTGAACCGCCTCGTCGACGCGGTGGTCGCCGACATCGGGTTGGGTCACGGGGTGGCGGCGCCGGTGTTCGACGCGATGGCCCGGGAGGGCCTGACCGATGTGACGTTGCTGGCGCAGAAGGCGGCGGCCGGGTCGGTGCGGTTCGGGGTGCCGGCGGGGAAGGCGGCCACCTCGGCGCGGAAGGCGGCCCGTAAGGCGGTCGGCGCGGGGATCCGGCAGGTGGACCGGCGGCGGGTCGAGCGGGACCGGCTGGTGAAGCGGTACGGGGATCCGAAGCAGCGGCCGTGGATCTATCTGATCGTGGCCACCGGCGACATCTACGAGGACATTCCGCAGGCGCAGGCGGCGGCGCGGGCCGGCGCGGACGTGATCGCGGTGATCCGGTCGACGGGTCAGTCGCTGTTGGACTATGTGCCGGAGGGCGCGACCCGGGAGGGTTTCGCCGGCACGTACGCCACGCAGGAGAACTTCCGGCTGATGCGGGCCGCTCTGGACGAGTCGTCGAAGGAGCTGGGCCGGTACGTGCGGCTGACGAACTACGCGTCGGGGCTGTGCATGCCGGAGATGGCGACCCTCGCGGGCCTGGAACGCCTGGACATGATGCTCAACGACTCGATGTACGGGATCCTGTTCCGCGACATCAACCCGATCCGTACGTTCGTTGACCAGCGGTTCTCCCGGCAGGTGCACGCCCGGGCGGGGATCATCATCAACACCGGTGAGGACAACTACCTGACCACCGCGGACGCGGTGGACGAGGCGCACACGGTGACGGTGTCGCAGCTGCTCAACGAGTACTTCGCGCACGAGGCGGGGTTGGCGGACTGGCAGTTGGGGCTGGGGCACGCGTTCGAGATCAACCCGGAGGTGCCGGAGTCGTTCCGGTTGGAGTTGGCGCACGCGCTGCTGGCCCGGGAGTTGTTCCCCGACGCGCCGTTGAAGTGGATGCCGCCGACGAAGCACATGACCGGGGACGTGTTCCGGGGCAACCTGCTCGACGGGTTCTTCAACCTGGTGGGCACCATGACCGGGCAGGGGATCCTGCTGGTGGGGATGATGACGGAGGCGGTGGTGACGCCGTGGTTGTCGGACCGGGACATCGCCCTGCAGAACGTCCGCTACGTGCTGGGTGCGGCCGGTGGGCTGCACGAGGACTTCGTGCCGGCGGCGGGCGGGTTCATCCAGCAGCGCGCCAACCGGGTCCTCGGCGAGGCCCTCGACCTGCTGGAGCGCATCGGTGACCAGTCGCTGTTGACGGCGATCGCCGAGGGCACGTTCGGGATCATGAAGCGGCCCGCGGACCGGGGCAAGGGCCTCGACGGGGTGGCCCGGCACGAGGCCGGCTACTTCAACCCGGCGTCGGACCTGCTTGAGGAAGGGGCGACCCGATGAGCAGCGAGGAGCGCAGCGCCTTCCACGGTCACCCGGTGGAGCCGGGCGACAAGCGGGTCGTGCGGCCGTACGGGGACACCAGCGGCGACGGGATGGTGCAGATCAGTTTCACCCTGCCGGTGCCGCACACGAAGCGGGCCGAGGGCGCGGCGGTGCAGCTGGCGAACAAGATGGGCATGGACCCGGCGATGCTGGTGCACGCCAAACCGATCGGTGACGGGTTCACCTTCTTCGTCGTCTACGGGCGGGTCAACCACCTGGTGGACATGTCCAAGGTGCACGTGGTGGAGCGGGACTACCCACTGCTGGGCGCCAAGGAGGTCAACGCGGTGGTGAAGCAGCGGTTGCGGCGCAAGCTGTCGGTGGTGGGGGCGTGCATCGGCACCGACGCGCACACCGTGGGCATCGACGCGATCCTCAACGTCAAGGGCATCGCCGGTGAGAAGGGCCTGGAGTACTACCGGGAGTTGAAGGTCACCAACCTGGGTGCGCAGGTCAGCGTGCCGGAGCTGGTGGAGGCCGCCCGGGTGGAGAAGGCCGACGCGGTGCTGGTGTCGCAGGTGGTGACGCAGCGCGACGCGCACCTGCACAACACCCGGGAGATGTCGGCGGCGTTCCGGGAGGCGATGCCGGCGGGGAAGCGGCCGCTGCTGATCGTCGGCGGGCCGCGGTTCGACGAGACGATGACCGCCGAGCTGGGCGTGGACCGCATCTTCGGCCGGGGCACCACCCCCGGTGAGGTCGCGTCGTACCTGGTCCACGCGTTGATCACGAACAGGAAGCAGAAGGCATGAGCGAGCAGGACCCCCGGGTCGGGTTGACCGTCACCCACCGCCGGTACGTGCCGTACTCCCACGCCCACTACGCGGGGAACCTGGTCGACGGGGCGTACGCGGTGGGGTTGTTCGGGGACGTCGCCACGGAGGTGTGTATCCGCACCGACGGTGACGAGGGGCTGTTCGCGTCGTACTCGGACGTGCAGTTCCGGGCGCCGATGAAGGCCGGAGACGTGCTGGAGGTGCTGGCCACGGTGACCCGGGTGGGCACCCGTAGCCGGACCATCGACTTCGAGGCGCGGGTGGTGTGCCGCGGGCGTCCGGACAAGGGTGAGTCGGCCGCGGAGGTACTCGACACCCCGATCGTGGCGGTCACCGCGACCGGCACCGTGGTAGTCCCGCCAGTTCAGTGAGCGTCGCGGTCTGCGCCGACGTCGGGTCGACGTACACGAAGGTCGCGGTGGTGGACCTGGACGGCGGCCGGCTGGTGGCGGCGGCGTCGGCGCCGACGACGGTCGGCACGGACGTGCTGCACGGCCTGGACGCGGCCGTCGCGGCGGCCACCGCCGGTCTCGACGCCGCCGGGGCGCCCTGGTACGTGTGCTCGTCGGCCGGTGGTGGGTTGCGGCTGGCCGTGGTCGGCTACGAGCCTCTCGTCACGGCTCAGGCGGGCCGGCGGGTGGGCCTGTCGGCGGGGGCGAACGTGGTGCACGTGGCCGCCGGGCGGCTCGGCGCGGCGGAGCTTGCCGCGTTGCGGGCGGCCCGCCCGGACGTGGTGCTGCTGGTCGGTGGCACCGACGGCGGTGACGCCGAGGTGCTGACCCACAACGCGACGCGGCTGGCGAAGGCCCGCTGGCGGGTGCCGGTGGTCCTCGCCGGCAACGCCGACGCCCGGGTGGAGCTGTGCGACCTGCTGGCGGCGGCGAAGGTGCCGGTGACGGCGGCGGAGAACGTGCTGCCCCGCATCGGGGTGCTCGCCCCGGCGTCGGCGCGCGCGGCGATCCGGGAGGTGTTCCTGCGGCACGTCATCGGCGGCAAGCGGCTGTCGCGGGGTGGCCGGTTCGCGGCCCTGGTGCGGGCCGCCACGCCGGACGCGGTGCTGACCGGGGTGGAGGTGCTGGCCGACAGCCTCGGCGGTGACCTGGTGGTGGTGGACGTGGGTGGCGCCACCACCGACGTGTACTCGGTGCTCACCCCCGACG
Protein-coding sequences here:
- a CDS encoding glutamate mutase L, with the protein product MSVAVCADVGSTYTKVAVVDLDGGRLVAAASAPTTVGTDVLHGLDAAVAAATAGLDAAGAPWYVCSSAGGGLRLAVVGYEPLVTAQAGRRVGLSAGANVVHVAAGRLGAAELAALRAARPDVVLLVGGTDGGDAEVLTHNATRLAKARWRVPVVLAGNADARVELCDLLAAAKVPVTAAENVLPRIGVLAPASARAAIREVFLRHVIGGKRLSRGGRFAALVRAATPDAVLTGVEVLADSLGGDLVVVDVGGATTDVYSVLTPDERDTGPGREVAGTLWRARTVEGDLGMRWSAPGVVRAAVEERLLDPAQVDDLAAAAAARAADPGFLPGGDADRAADRRIAALAATVAVRRHARGGATGERGGRDLRDVRLLVGSGGVLRHADPGDAGQVLAAVLTDFAGGWPVPRDARPVVDVDYVLAAAGLLADEHPGVARGLLRHHLGGH
- the kamE gene encoding lysine 5,6-aminomutase subunit beta — its product is MSSEERSAFHGHPVEPGDKRVVRPYGDTSGDGMVQISFTLPVPHTKRAEGAAVQLANKMGMDPAMLVHAKPIGDGFTFFVVYGRVNHLVDMSKVHVVERDYPLLGAKEVNAVVKQRLRRKLSVVGACIGTDAHTVGIDAILNVKGIAGEKGLEYYRELKVTNLGAQVSVPELVEAARVEKADAVLVSQVVTQRDAHLHNTREMSAAFREAMPAGKRPLLIVGGPRFDETMTAELGVDRIFGRGTTPGEVASYLVHALITNRKQKA
- the kal gene encoding 3-aminobutyryl-CoA ammonia lyase, whose product is MSEQDPRVGLTVTHRRYVPYSHAHYAGNLVDGAYAVGLFGDVATEVCIRTDGDEGLFASYSDVQFRAPMKAGDVLEVLATVTRVGTRSRTIDFEARVVCRGRPDKGESAAEVLDTPIVAVTATGTVVVPPVQ
- the kamD gene encoding lysine 5,6-aminomutase subunit alpha, whose translation is MTGKLDLDPVLVARARELARRAGQPVVDLARSHTTVSVERAVLRLAGVTGADPDGIPWVNRLVDAVVADIGLGHGVAAPVFDAMAREGLTDVTLLAQKAAAGSVRFGVPAGKAATSARKAARKAVGAGIRQVDRRRVERDRLVKRYGDPKQRPWIYLIVATGDIYEDIPQAQAAARAGADVIAVIRSTGQSLLDYVPEGATREGFAGTYATQENFRLMRAALDESSKELGRYVRLTNYASGLCMPEMATLAGLERLDMMLNDSMYGILFRDINPIRTFVDQRFSRQVHARAGIIINTGEDNYLTTADAVDEAHTVTVSQLLNEYFAHEAGLADWQLGLGHAFEINPEVPESFRLELAHALLARELFPDAPLKWMPPTKHMTGDVFRGNLLDGFFNLVGTMTGQGILLVGMMTEAVVTPWLSDRDIALQNVRYVLGAAGGLHEDFVPAAGGFIQQRANRVLGEALDLLERIGDQSLLTAIAEGTFGIMKRPADRGKGLDGVARHEAGYFNPASDLLEEGATR